In Horticoccus luteus, the following proteins share a genomic window:
- a CDS encoding LacI family DNA-binding transcriptional regulator produces MSIPTLRTLARELSLSRTTVSDALRGSPRVNAETMARVRAAADAAGYKHNPLTGAVMSQLRRSRGQQFRGVIAAIELVEPNRAPQSLRYSQAVKDGINRRASELGFKVENFEIGPHGLRLSRLDAILLARGIQGLVLLPAAGFPDMTELSWHRYTAVYTDYLIDHPPLHCVCADHYRSMVTLLQELYARGYRRPGLFMEIALDERLQFRWEGAYLATQKYLPEITEVPPLRIESVTQPQFEKWFRKHKPDVVLGHFPEAMAWMTKCGARIPETHAFVCLNSLRTDGDCAALQLPAAELGARATELVIAQLLHNELGVPAEPSLTTLKIKLLEGPTLPARKAAAATGAKRKVKPAVGPA; encoded by the coding sequence ATGTCGATCCCCACGCTCAGGACCCTGGCCCGCGAACTCAGCCTCTCCCGCACCACCGTCTCCGACGCTCTGCGCGGCTCGCCCCGGGTCAATGCCGAGACCATGGCGCGCGTGCGCGCCGCCGCCGATGCCGCGGGCTACAAACACAATCCCCTGACGGGCGCCGTCATGTCGCAACTGCGTCGATCGCGCGGTCAGCAATTCCGCGGCGTGATCGCGGCCATCGAGTTGGTCGAGCCCAACCGCGCGCCCCAGAGCCTGCGCTACAGTCAGGCCGTTAAAGACGGCATCAACCGGCGCGCGAGCGAGCTCGGTTTCAAGGTGGAGAACTTCGAAATCGGACCGCATGGCCTGCGGTTGAGCCGGCTCGATGCGATTCTCCTCGCGCGCGGCATCCAAGGCCTCGTGCTCCTGCCCGCCGCCGGTTTTCCGGACATGACCGAGCTGAGCTGGCACCGTTACACGGCCGTTTACACCGACTATTTGATCGACCACCCGCCACTGCACTGCGTGTGCGCCGATCACTATCGTTCCATGGTCACGCTGTTGCAGGAATTATATGCGCGCGGCTACCGCCGGCCCGGTTTGTTCATGGAGATCGCGCTGGACGAACGGCTGCAGTTCCGCTGGGAGGGCGCCTACCTCGCGACGCAAAAATATCTGCCGGAAATCACCGAAGTGCCGCCGCTCCGCATCGAATCGGTCACCCAACCCCAATTCGAAAAATGGTTCCGAAAACATAAGCCGGATGTCGTGCTGGGACATTTTCCCGAAGCCATGGCTTGGATGACCAAGTGCGGCGCGCGTATTCCCGAAACGCATGCCTTTGTCTGCCTCAATTCGCTCCGCACCGATGGTGATTGTGCCGCTCTCCAGCTACCTGCCGCAGAGCTCGGTGCGCGCGCCACTGAACTCGTCATTGCGCAATTGCTGCACAACGAACTCGGGGTTCCCGCGGAGCCATCGCTGACGACGTTGAAAATTAAATTGCTCGAAGGGCCCACCCTCCCCGCGCGCAAAGCGGCCGCCGCGACAGGCGCGAAACGCAAAGTGAAACCGGCGGTCGGCCCAGCTTGA